A region of Colletotrichum higginsianum IMI 349063 chromosome 10, whole genome shotgun sequence DNA encodes the following proteins:
- a CDS encoding Fungal specific transcription factor translates to MSASQRNDGDPANKLAKSLLRTHLQEHRIMAPLQKGVRIEALFGGRAALPQPARVLVRDHKA, encoded by the coding sequence ATGTCAGCAAGCCAACgcaacgacggcgaccccGCCAACAAGCTTGCCAAATCGCTGCTTCGGACTCATCTCCAAGAACACCGCATCATGGCACCACTCCAGAAGGGCGTAAGGATCGAGGCCCTGTTCGGCGGCAGAGCCGCACTCCCTCAGCCGGCCAGAGTTCTAGTTCGCGATCACAAGGCCTGA